In a genomic window of Flavobacterium sp. KACC 22761:
- a CDS encoding beta-ketoacyl synthase N-terminal-like domain-containing protein, whose translation MNTQKISITAFSSISPLGNTTEEVWANYLNENHCFSKQFLDQQETSTAPLSEESKRIVVEIRESDPKYKFLDDSVLFALVASRKAVAQAGWNSEDVFGINIGSSRGATDLFEKHYKEYIDTGKAQTLASPTTTLGNISSWIAHDLQSTGPEISHSITCSTALHALLNGVAWLKSGMADKFLVGGSEAPLTDFTIAQMRALKIYSRIDQNLEAWPNLAFDFEKTQNTMILGEGAAVCCLEAGEKENAIAYVTGVGYATEVLEHNISISAEATCFQKSMKMALKNEDLENIDAIVMHAPGTIKGDLTELRAIEKVFGSNLPLLTTNKWKIGHTFGASGILSLELALLMMEHDTFIGVPFGEKQIQSKPIKKVLINAVGFGGNAVSVLIEKR comes from the coding sequence TTGAATACACAAAAAATCTCCATAACAGCTTTTTCATCTATTTCTCCATTAGGAAATACTACAGAAGAAGTATGGGCAAATTATCTGAATGAAAATCATTGTTTTTCAAAACAATTTTTGGATCAGCAGGAAACTTCGACAGCTCCACTTAGCGAGGAATCAAAACGAATTGTTGTTGAGATAAGAGAATCAGATCCTAAATATAAGTTTTTGGATGATTCTGTATTATTTGCTTTGGTAGCTTCGCGCAAAGCCGTAGCGCAAGCCGGCTGGAATTCAGAAGATGTTTTCGGAATAAATATCGGATCCTCAAGAGGAGCGACAGATTTATTTGAAAAGCACTACAAAGAATATATTGATACCGGAAAAGCACAGACTTTAGCTTCTCCAACCACAACTTTGGGAAATATTTCATCTTGGATTGCTCATGATTTGCAAAGTACCGGTCCGGAAATTTCACACTCAATAACTTGTTCTACGGCACTTCATGCTTTACTGAATGGTGTTGCATGGTTGAAATCAGGAATGGCTGATAAATTTTTAGTTGGCGGAAGTGAAGCTCCTTTGACCGATTTTACAATTGCGCAAATGAGAGCATTGAAAATCTATTCCCGAATTGATCAGAATCTAGAAGCTTGGCCAAATCTGGCATTTGATTTTGAGAAAACACAAAATACCATGATTTTGGGCGAAGGTGCAGCTGTTTGTTGTTTAGAAGCTGGAGAAAAAGAGAATGCAATTGCATATGTAACAGGAGTTGGTTATGCAACTGAAGTTTTGGAACATAACATCTCGATTTCGGCGGAAGCTACTTGTTTTCAAAAATCAATGAAAATGGCTTTGAAAAATGAAGATCTTGAAAACATTGATGCGATCGTAATGCATGCGCCAGGAACGATAAAAGGCGATTTGACAGAACTTCGTGCAATCGAGAAAGTTTTTGGCTCTAATTTGCCATTATTGACAACTAATAAATGGAAAATCGGACATACATTTGGCGCTTCTGGAATTTTGAGTTTAGAATTGGCTCTTTTGATGATGGAACATGATACTTTTATTGGAGTTCCATTTGGAGAAAAACAAATTCAAAGCAAACCAATCAAAAAAGTATTGATAAATGCAGTTGGTTTTGGTGGGAATGCCGTTAGCGTATTGATTGAAAAAAGGTAA